One genomic segment of Amycolatopsis sp. Hca4 includes these proteins:
- a CDS encoding WhiB family transcriptional regulator: protein METNQSSWRINASCRDADPDGLFVRGAEQNRAKAVCMGCPVRTECLAEALDGRINFGVWGGMTERERRALLRRRPDVESWADLLEAAKRDAQERVEVG, encoded by the coding sequence ATGGAAACCAACCAGTCGAGCTGGCGAATCAACGCGTCCTGCCGGGACGCCGATCCGGACGGCCTGTTCGTCCGGGGTGCGGAGCAGAACCGCGCGAAAGCGGTCTGCATGGGCTGCCCGGTCCGCACGGAATGTCTCGCCGAAGCGCTCGACGGCCGGATCAACTTCGGCGTCTGGGGTGGCATGACCGAACGCGAGCGGCGCGCACTGCTGCGCCGCCGCCCGGACGTGGAGAGCTGGGCCGACCTGCTCGAAGCGGCCAAGCGCGACGCGCAAGAGCGCGTCGAGGTCGGCTGA
- a CDS encoding ArsA family ATPase, with amino-acid sequence MTTIDIDALLDAPESRVIVCCGSGGVGKTTTAAALALRAAERGRQTVVLTIDPARRLAQALGLRELGNHPKQVQVEGFEPKGELWAMMLDMRRTFDDMVRVHAGPERAEQLLQNPFYQTISTSFSGTQEYMAMEKLGQLAATGEWDLIIVDTPPSRSALDFLDAPTRLSSALDGRMIRLLTAPAKAGGWGLRKVVNAGFSMFAKAVSTIIGGQLLTDASAFMQAFDSMFGGFRERARKTAELLRSSGTSFLVVAAPEPDALREASYFVERLSAESMPLAGLIANRTHPVLAKLSGAEALAAAENLQNAPLAEAVLRLHADRVQLAAREERLLARFTRAHPEVALAKVPALAGDVHDLGGLRDIGSKLAG; translated from the coding sequence GTGACCACCATCGACATCGACGCGCTGCTCGACGCCCCGGAGAGCCGCGTGATCGTCTGCTGCGGCTCCGGCGGCGTCGGCAAGACGACCACGGCCGCGGCGCTGGCCCTGCGCGCGGCCGAGCGCGGCCGCCAGACCGTGGTGCTGACCATCGACCCCGCACGACGGCTGGCGCAGGCGCTCGGCCTGCGCGAACTCGGCAACCACCCGAAGCAGGTGCAGGTCGAGGGCTTCGAGCCGAAGGGCGAGCTCTGGGCGATGATGCTCGACATGCGCCGCACCTTCGACGACATGGTGCGCGTGCACGCCGGCCCGGAACGCGCCGAGCAGCTGCTCCAGAACCCCTTCTACCAGACGATCTCCACGTCGTTCTCCGGCACGCAGGAGTACATGGCGATGGAGAAGCTCGGCCAGCTCGCCGCCACCGGCGAGTGGGACCTGATCATCGTCGACACCCCGCCGAGCCGGTCCGCGCTGGACTTCCTCGACGCGCCGACACGGCTGTCGAGCGCGCTGGACGGCCGGATGATCCGCCTGCTCACCGCGCCGGCCAAGGCCGGCGGCTGGGGCCTGCGCAAGGTCGTCAACGCCGGGTTCTCGATGTTCGCCAAGGCCGTGTCGACGATCATCGGCGGCCAGCTGCTGACCGACGCCTCGGCGTTCATGCAGGCCTTCGACAGCATGTTCGGCGGCTTCCGCGAGCGCGCGCGCAAGACGGCGGAGCTGCTGCGCTCGTCCGGAACGTCGTTCCTGGTCGTGGCCGCGCCGGAGCCGGACGCGCTGCGCGAGGCGTCCTACTTCGTGGAGCGGCTGTCGGCCGAGTCGATGCCCCTGGCCGGGCTGATCGCGAACCGGACCCACCCGGTGCTCGCGAAGCTCTCCGGCGCGGAGGCGCTGGCGGCGGCCGAGAACCTGCAGAACGCGCCGCTGGCCGAGGCCGTGCTGCGGCTGCACGCCGACCGCGTCCAGCTGGCCGCGCGCGAGGAACGCCTGCTGGCCCGGTTCACCAGGGCGCACCCGGAGGTCGCGCTGGCGAAGGTGCCCGCGCTGGCCGGCGACGTGCACGACCTCGGCGGCCTGCGCGACATCGGCTCGAAGCTCGCCGGCTGA
- a CDS encoding ArsA-related P-loop ATPase: MTIPHAGWTDELARARLHFVTGKGGTGKTTLAAALGLALAREGRRVLLIEVEGRQGIAQLFDTEPLPYAEQRIASVPGGGELRALHIDVEAALLEYFEMFYNLGFAGRTLRRMGAIEFATTLAPGLRDVLLTGKIKECVGRTESDGRHTYDAVVVDSPPTGRVVKFLDVTKALTDLAKTGPIRGQAEGVVRLLHSGQTAVHLATLLEEMPVRETVEAVAELDGADLRPGAVLVNRVRPPRLPARSVTAAADGRVDASRVRDGLASAGLKLPEDTLESLVEETVEHAVRVAAEQRAREQLAEADLPTLELPDLTDGIDVAALYDLAEALTDQGVRL, encoded by the coding sequence GTGACCATTCCCCATGCCGGCTGGACCGACGAGCTCGCCAGGGCCCGGCTGCACTTCGTCACCGGCAAGGGCGGGACGGGCAAGACGACGCTCGCCGCCGCGCTCGGCCTCGCGCTCGCCCGCGAAGGCCGTCGCGTGCTGCTCATCGAGGTCGAGGGCCGTCAGGGCATCGCCCAGCTCTTCGACACCGAGCCGCTGCCCTACGCCGAGCAGCGCATCGCGTCGGTCCCGGGCGGTGGGGAGCTGCGCGCGCTGCACATCGACGTCGAAGCCGCGCTGCTCGAGTACTTCGAGATGTTCTACAACCTGGGCTTCGCCGGCCGGACGCTGCGGCGGATGGGCGCGATCGAGTTCGCGACCACGCTCGCGCCGGGCCTGCGGGACGTCCTGCTCACCGGGAAGATCAAGGAGTGCGTCGGCCGGACCGAGTCCGACGGGCGGCACACCTACGACGCCGTCGTCGTCGACTCGCCGCCGACCGGCCGGGTGGTCAAGTTCCTCGACGTCACCAAGGCGCTGACCGACCTCGCGAAGACCGGCCCGATCCGCGGCCAGGCCGAAGGCGTGGTGCGGCTGCTGCACTCGGGCCAGACCGCGGTGCACCTGGCCACGCTGCTGGAGGAGATGCCGGTCCGCGAGACCGTCGAGGCCGTGGCCGAGCTGGACGGCGCCGACCTGCGCCCGGGCGCAGTGCTGGTCAACCGGGTCCGGCCGCCGCGACTGCCCGCGCGGTCGGTGACCGCCGCCGCGGACGGCCGCGTCGACGCCTCCCGCGTCCGCGACGGGCTCGCCTCGGCCGGGCTGAAGCTGCCGGAGGACACGCTGGAGTCGCTGGTCGAGGAGACCGTCGAGCACGCCGTGCGGGTCGCCGCCGAGCAGCGGGCCCGCGAGCAGCTCGCCGAGGCCGACCTGCCGACGCTGGAGCTGCCGGACCTGACCGACGGCATCGACGTCGCCGCCCTCTACGACCTGGCCGAAGCCCTGACCGACCAGGGGGTGCGGTTGTGA